The genomic region GCCATGCGGGAGCACGGCGTGACCGACGTGAAGGAAGTCCGCCTGGCCATCCTGGAGACCGACGGCACCATCAGCATCCTGACGGCGGACCAGCCGCTCCGGCGGAGCCGGCGAAAGGTGCGGAGCCGCCGGGCGGGCCTGCTCTGACCCGTCCCCGCACAACGGGCGCCGTTTCCACATAGGCTGCAAGGCACGGCAAGACGGCGCGGCGTGCGAGGTGGAAGCATGGGTTGGACCTGGCTGGCGCTCCTGGCCGCGGGCATCGCGCGGTTCCTCTTCCTCCTGGTCGGCTACGTCTCCGGCGGAGGGGGCTCCTTCCCGCAGCCGCTCTCGCCCGAGGAAGAGGCCGACTGCCTGCGGCGGATGGGCGAGGGCGACGCCGCGGCGCGCGCCCGGCTGATCGAGCACAACCTCCGCCTGGTGGCCCACCTGGCCAAGAAGTTCGAGACCACCGGCGAGGAGTCCGACGACCTCATCTCCGTGGGCACCATCGGGCTGATCAAGGGCATCGAGACCTACGACGCCTCCAAGGGCACCAAGCTGGCAACCTATGCCGCGCGGTGCATCGAAAACGAGAATCCCATGACATCGCCCCCCGCCAGCGCCTCAGCCTTCTTCGCCACCGTCCGGTTCGCCGTCTCCTCCGCCTTCCTGTCCCGAGCCGGTCGCCTGGCTCCAGTCCCCCTCCTGGCCCGGCTCCGAACCGGCCTGGGAGGGGTCCATGCCGCCCGAACCCGGGATGCAGATCACCTGGCCGACCTGGAGGTTGTAGGGGTTGATGCCCGGGTTGAGCGCCAGGATCGCGGCCACGGTGGTGCCGAAGCGCTGCGCCAGCAGGAAGAGCGTGTCACCCGGCCGGATCGTGTACGGGAAGCTTCCCGGCGGGCAGACGCGTCCCGGCGGGGTCGGGATGCAGATCACCTGGCCGACCTGGAGGTTGTAGGGGTTGATGCCCGGGTTGAGCGCCAGGATCGCGGCCACGGTGGTGCCGAAGCGCTGCGCCAGCAGGAAGAGCGTGTCACCCGGCCGGATCGTGTACGGGAAGCTTCCCGGCGGGCAGACGCGTCCCGGCGGGGTCGGGATGCAGATCACCTGGCCGACCTGGAGGTTGTAGGGGTTGATGCCCGGGTTGAGCGCCAGGATCGCGGCCACGGTGGTGCCGAAGCGCTGCGCCAGCAGGAAGAGCGTGTCACCCGGCCGGATCGTGTACGGGAAGCTTCCCGGCGGGCAGACGCGTCCCGGCGGGGTCGGGATGCAGATCACCTGGCCGACCTGGAGGTTGTAGGGGTTGATGCCCGGGTTGAGCGCCAGGATCGCGGCCACGGTGGTGCCGAAGCGCTGCGCCAGCAGGAAGAGCGTGTCGCCGGGCCGGATGGTGTAGGCGAAGCTGCCCGGTGGGCACGGCGGCATGTGCATGGGGGTCGACATGGATCCACCTCCTTGGCGTCCTCGTGCCTGTCTATGAAGCGCGGCGCGGACTGGTGCCGGCCAGTGAAGCGGGGATGGGGGCGGCGGAGGCGGGCGCTGGATGCGGAGCGCCGGCTGAACGAGCTGGAGGCGGAACGGGAGGAGGCGCTCGAGGGCGCCGGCTGAGGGCGGCGCCCTCCACCCCGGCTTCTCCACCTCCCGCCCCGCCGGACCTTCCTCAGGCGCCGCCGCCTCCCCCGCCCGTCCAGCGGGCGAGCGACCAGCCCAGCAGCGCCCCGCCCAGGGCGTCCCAGAGCCAGTGCCCGCCCGTGGCCACCACGGCCAGGGCCCCCAGGAAGGCCAGCCAGGCCGCCGCGCGGTCGCCCCGCCCCGGCCGGCGGCCGCCGCCGGAGGCGAGGAGCCAGCCGGCGAAGGTGATCCGCGCGACGTGCCCGCTGGGGAAGGTCCCGCGGAAGAGCGCCAGGCCGACGTGCGCGGGCGAGGGGCTGAGGAAGCCGAGCCATTCCCGGAGCCAGGGCCAGGTGACGGGCTGGAGGGGCGGGGAGGGGGTGGGCAGGAGCGCCTTCAGGAGCGCCTCCACCGTCACGACGCCCAGGAAGCCCGCCCCCACCCGCCACGCGCGCCCGCGCCCCCTCCCCGCGGCCAGGAGCGCCAGGAGACCGGTCAGGATCGGCGACCCCGCCAGCCAGACCAGCTGGAGCGGCGCCCGAAGGCCGGCGGGCAGCGCGACCAGCACGGCCGTCACCTCGCGGTTCAGCCGTCCGACCGGGGGCGTCAGGGCGAGGCCGCCCAGCAGGAGCAGCAGGAGGAGCGCCGCGGTCCCCCGGAGCGCGCGCCTCCCCCTGCCCGTCCCCGTCTCTTCCGGTCGCTGTGCGGACCGGGAAGAAGCAGCATCCCGGCGGTGACCTGGTCTCGCCATGGCGCCACTATAGCCTGGCACCCCCGCCGGCCCAAGGGACCAGGAGCCCTCTCCCGGCGCCGCGAATCGGGGAGGGGGAGGTGGCGTTCCATCATCGACGTCGACGAGCCCTTCACGCAGCGGACCGGGTCGGGGGAGCCGCTCTGGGAGCCGGGGATCCAGGACGTCTTCCTGGCGAGGAAGCGGATCGCGCCCTACCTCGCGCCCACGCCGCTCCTGAGGCCTCCGGCGCTCGACCGGCGGACCGGCGCGGAGGTCTACCTGAAGTGCGAGAACCTCCAGCCCACCGGCGCCTTCAAGGTCCGCGGCGGCGTCAACCTGGTGGCGGCCGAGCGGGAGGAAGGCAAGATCGGGCCGGCGGGCCTCGCCGCCGCCTCCACCGGCAACCACGGCCAGTCCATCGCCTACGCGGGCCGTCTCTTCGGCCTGCCGGTCACCGTCTTCGGGCCCGAGGGGCTCAACCCGCTGAAGCGGGAGGCGATCCGCGCCTGGGGCGCCGAGGTGCGCGAGGTGGGGCGGGACTTCGACGAGGCGCGGGAGGCCTGCGAGGCCTACGCGCGTGAGACGGGCGCCCGCTACGTCCACTCCATGAACGAGCCGCTGCTGGTGGCGGGGGTGGCCACCGCCTACCTGGAGGCGCTGCTGGAGGTGCCGGACGCGGACTTCCTCTTCGTCCCCATCGGGGGCGGGTCGGGCGCCTCGGGCGCGGCCATCGTGGCGCGCGCGCTCAACCCGCGCATGCGCGTGATCGGCGTCCAGGCCGAAGGGGCGCCCGCGGTCTACCGCTCCTTCCGCTCGGGCCGGCTGGAGTCGACGCCGGAGGCGGCCACCCGCGCCGAGGGCCTGGCCACCCGCGTCGCCTTCGAGCTGCCGCTCCGGCTTCTCCGCCGTCACCTCGACGACATCGTGCTGGTCAGCGACGCGGCCATGCTGGAGGCGATCCGGCTCCTGGCGGAGACGGCCCACCTGGTGGCGGAGGAGGCGGGCGCGGCCGCGCTGGCGGCGGCTCTCGCGCTGCGCGAGGAGATCCGCGGGCGAAAGGTGATCCTGCCGGTCACGGGCGGAAACGCCACGGCCGGGCAGCTGGCCGAGGCGCTGGCGCAAGAGTGAACAGGGAGGCGGAGTCCGGGGGACCGGTGTGAGGGAGAGTCCGGTGGGTCTCCCGCCAGAGGGGGCGGCGGTCCGGCGGCTCCGCCGCCCCGGGTATCTTCCGGGAGCCGGCCTGCCGGAAGGGTTTGGCAGGCCACGGGACTGCCGGTATGCCTCCGGGCGCCGAAGGTACCGGCTACGGGATACGGTCGACAACCGACGATGCAGCCCCAGAACCGGTCCCTACCCCCCGTGCGCCGCCGCCGGGAGACGGCCCGCGTTTTCGGAGATGGTGGCGACGCTGGCGCCGCCCTTGCTCCCGTCCGCCCCCCCTCCCGCTGCTCTCAGATCACCCGGGCCGGCGCCGCCTCCTCCGCGGTCCCTGCCGCTTCCACGGGGCGCTTGACCAGGCCGACGATCAGCGCCGTCACCACGGTGCCGATCACGATGCTCAGGGCGTAGAGACCCAGATGGGTGACCACGTTCGGGATCGGCAGCACGAAGATCCCGCCATGCGGGGCACGAAGCTGGACGTGGAAGAGCATGCTGAGCGCCCCGGTCAGGGCGGAGCCGGCCATGAGGCTGGGGATGACACGGAAGGGGTCGGCCGCCGCGAACGGGATGGCGCCCTCGGTGATGAAGGAGATGCCCAGCACCCAGGCGGCGCGTCCCGCTTCCTTCTCCTGCGGGGTGAAGCGCCGGGGGAAGAGCTGCGTCGCCAGCGCCAGCCCCAGCGGCGGCGTCATGCCCGCCGCCATCACCGCCGCCATCGGCTCGTAGACGCCCGAGCCCAGGAGCGCCACGCCGAAGGTGTAGGCCGCCTTGTTGACCGGCCCGCCCATGTCGAAGGCCATCATGGCGCCCATCACCAGGCCGAGGACGACGGCGCTGCCCGTGCTCAGCGTGCGGAGCCAGTGGGTCAGCCCGTCCATCGCCGCGCGGACGGGGACGCCGACGACATAGATCATGGCCAGGCCGACCACCAGCGAGGAGAGCAGCGGCACGATCAGGATCGGTTTCAGCCCTTCCAGGCCTTTGGGCAGGCGGATGGCACGGACCAGCCAAGCGGCCAGATAACCGGCGAGGAAGCCGGCGACGATCCCGCCCAGGAAGCCCGCCCCGGTCTGCGCGGCGAGGATGCCTCCGATCATACCTGGCGCGAGGCCCGGCCGGTCGGCGATGGAGTAGGCGATGTAACCGGCGAGGATCGGCACCATCAGCGCGAAGGCGGCCTGGCCGCCGATCTGCATGAGGGCGGCGGGCAGGCTTCCTTTCACGTCGGCGGCGTGGATGCCGAAGGCGAAGGAGATCGCGATCAGGATGCCGCCCGCCACCACGAACGGGATCATATAGGAGACGCCGGTCAGGAGGTGGCGGTAGGCGCCGGTCTGGGCGAGGCTCCGCCGTCGCTCCTCCTTCCCCGCCTCCACCTGCCGGAGGTAGTCGAGACCTTCCGCCGTCCGGCGGGCATCACCCGAGGAAGCGGGGGCCGCCGCCCGCCGGAGCGCTTCCTGGATCAGCTTCTCGGCGCCGTGGATGGCGTCACCGGTTCCGGCGCGGATAATGGGCTTGCCGGCGAAGCGGGCTTCGTCTACCCCCGTGTCGGCGGCGATGATCACGGCCTGGGCGGCCGCCACGTCCGCCTCGGTCAACCGGTTCTCCGCGCCGACGCTCCCCTCGGTCTCGACCTTGATCTCCACGCCCGCGGCCTCGGCCGCGCGGCTGAGCGCCTCGGCGGCCATGTAGGTGTGGGCGATGCCCGTCGGGCAGGCCGTCACCGCCACCAGTCGCTGCTTGGCCATGGGAATCCTCCCTTCGTTCCGTACCGGATC from Bacillota bacterium harbors:
- a CDS encoding LysM domain-containing protein, whose amino-acid sequence is MSTPMHMPPCPPGSFAYTIRPGDTLFLLAQRFGTTVAAILALNPGINPYNLQVGQVICIPTPPGRVCPPGSFPYTIRPGDTLFLLAQRFGTTVAAILALNPGINPYNLQVGQVICIPTPPGRVCPPGSFPYTIRPGDTLFLLAQRFGTTVAAILALNPGINPYNLQVGQVICIPTPPGRVCPPGSFPYTIRPGDTLFLLAQRFGTTVAAILALNPGINPYNLQVGQVICIPGSGGMDPSQAGSEPGQEGDWSQATGSGQEGGGDGEPDGGEEG
- a CDS encoding phosphatase PAP2 family protein, with product MLVALPAGLRAPLQLVWLAGSPILTGLLALLAAGRGRGRAWRVGAGFLGVVTVEALLKALLPTPSPPLQPVTWPWLREWLGFLSPSPAHVGLALFRGTFPSGHVARITFAGWLLASGGGRRPGRGDRAAAWLAFLGALAVVATGGHWLWDALGGALLGWSLARWTGGGGGGA
- a CDS encoding pyridoxal-phosphate dependent enzyme — translated: MTWSRHGATIAWHPRRPKGPGALSRRRESGRGRWRSIIDVDEPFTQRTGSGEPLWEPGIQDVFLARKRIAPYLAPTPLLRPPALDRRTGAEVYLKCENLQPTGAFKVRGGVNLVAAEREEGKIGPAGLAAASTGNHGQSIAYAGRLFGLPVTVFGPEGLNPLKREAIRAWGAEVREVGRDFDEAREACEAYARETGARYVHSMNEPLLVAGVATAYLEALLEVPDADFLFVPIGGGSGASGAAIVARALNPRMRVIGVQAEGAPAVYRSFRSGRLESTPEAATRAEGLATRVAFELPLRLLRRHLDDIVLVSDAAMLEAIRLLAETAHLVAEEAGAAALAAALALREEIRGRKVILPVTGGNATAGQLAEALAQE
- a CDS encoding fructose-specific PTS transporter subunit EIIC, yielding MAKQRLVAVTACPTGIAHTYMAAEALSRAAEAAGVEIKVETEGSVGAENRLTEADVAAAQAVIIAADTGVDEARFAGKPIIRAGTGDAIHGAEKLIQEALRRAAAPASSGDARRTAEGLDYLRQVEAGKEERRRSLAQTGAYRHLLTGVSYMIPFVVAGGILIAISFAFGIHAADVKGSLPAALMQIGGQAAFALMVPILAGYIAYSIADRPGLAPGMIGGILAAQTGAGFLGGIVAGFLAGYLAAWLVRAIRLPKGLEGLKPILIVPLLSSLVVGLAMIYVVGVPVRAAMDGLTHWLRTLSTGSAVVLGLVMGAMMAFDMGGPVNKAAYTFGVALLGSGVYEPMAAVMAAGMTPPLGLALATQLFPRRFTPQEKEAGRAAWVLGISFITEGAIPFAAADPFRVIPSLMAGSALTGALSMLFHVQLRAPHGGIFVLPIPNVVTHLGLYALSIVIGTVVTALIVGLVKRPVEAAGTAEEAAPARVI